From a single Lewinella sp. LCG006 genomic region:
- a CDS encoding sensor histidine kinase, whose product MNKQIIWLIIGVMSLAVIGVVALQTDLTLTAIRANEDAFDKNVQNALSVVATRIEAASRTDDLLVIANGYSAEYLNVEGVVGADGDNGGMSIPIGSAKVSASDNYNNQLLAQLLANTGTGLCEECRRRHKLGLGFEEGEVQNITYDYQSVHNPIEERIDAQRLAQILAQELENNAIKTPYEFGVFSIEREAFVIRDGQYLSGDVTTVSNQNTVFPDLDATPYSVTLFENKEGQFAGKLKIFFPEKSSVLWSTLLPSFIGTFLFATLILACFGYTVWVIFQQKRLSEMKTDFINNMTHEFKTPIATISLAADSISNPKISGEISKVLRFANIIKQENKRMNSQVEKVLQMAQIDRGESQLRLTDVDLHDVISRAVENIGLQVEPRQGTATAVLNAENPIVDGDLTHISNVINNLLDNANKYSPEAPDIVITTTDRKDGVEISVLDHGMGMSKEARKHIFDKFYRVHTGDLHDVKGFGLGLSYVKAIVDAHKGTVEVKSDLGKGSEFILFFPRRQGVEQTMLS is encoded by the coding sequence ATGAATAAGCAAATAATCTGGTTAATTATTGGGGTGATGAGTCTGGCGGTCATCGGAGTGGTGGCATTACAGACGGATTTGACCCTTACGGCGATACGGGCCAACGAGGATGCTTTTGACAAAAATGTTCAGAATGCCCTCAGTGTTGTAGCTACCCGGATCGAAGCAGCCTCTCGTACCGATGATCTTTTGGTCATTGCCAATGGCTACTCTGCTGAATACTTGAATGTAGAAGGTGTTGTTGGTGCTGATGGAGACAATGGAGGGATGTCTATACCTATTGGCAGTGCAAAAGTTTCCGCAAGTGATAACTATAATAATCAATTACTAGCCCAGTTGCTGGCAAATACGGGTACTGGATTGTGTGAAGAGTGCCGTCGCCGACACAAGTTAGGGCTTGGTTTCGAAGAGGGGGAAGTGCAAAATATTACTTACGATTATCAAAGTGTTCATAACCCTATCGAAGAACGGATTGATGCCCAGCGCCTGGCGCAAATTTTAGCACAGGAGTTGGAAAACAACGCCATCAAGACACCCTATGAATTTGGTGTTTTTAGCATAGAGAGAGAGGCTTTTGTGATTCGTGATGGACAATACTTATCGGGCGATGTCACGACGGTAAGTAACCAGAATACGGTTTTTCCCGATCTGGATGCTACGCCCTACAGTGTGACGCTTTTTGAAAATAAGGAAGGACAATTTGCCGGCAAATTGAAAATCTTTTTTCCTGAAAAGTCTAGCGTATTGTGGAGTACCTTATTACCAAGTTTTATTGGTACGTTTCTTTTTGCCACTTTGATTTTGGCCTGCTTTGGCTATACCGTATGGGTGATTTTCCAACAGAAGCGTTTGTCAGAAATGAAAACAGACTTCATTAATAACATGACCCACGAATTTAAAACGCCTATTGCAACGATCTCTCTAGCAGCGGATAGTATTTCCAATCCCAAGATCTCTGGTGAAATATCTAAGGTTCTGCGCTTTGCTAACATAATAAAACAGGAAAATAAACGTATGAATAGTCAGGTAGAAAAAGTTTTGCAAATGGCACAGATTGATCGGGGAGAATCACAGCTCCGATTGACCGATGTGGATCTGCATGACGTGATCTCCCGGGCGGTAGAAAACATAGGCTTACAAGTGGAGCCTCGGCAAGGCACAGCAACGGCAGTGCTTAATGCTGAAAACCCGATTGTTGATGGAGATTTGACGCATATTTCTAACGTAATAAATAATTTACTGGATAATGCAAACAAATACTCTCCGGAAGCACCTGATATTGTGATTACGACCACCGATCGTAAAGACGGTGTTGAAATAAGCGTCCTTGATCATGGTATGGGGATGAGCAAAGAAGCTCGGAAGCATATCTTTGATAAATTTTACCGGGTACATACCGGAGACTTACACGATGTAAAAGGCTTCGGTTTGGGGCTCAGTTACGTGAAAGCAATTGTGGACGCACACAAAGGTACGGTGGAGGTCAAAAGTGATTTAGGTAAAGGCAGTGAATTTATCCTCTTTTTCCCGCGTCGCCAGGGTGTAGAACAAACCATGCTCAGCTAA
- a CDS encoding response regulator transcription factor encodes MAHRILLVEDDQNFGDVLRSYLEMNDYDVTLATDGEKGLECYERSEYDLCIFDVMMPKKDGFTLAAEIREKDTSMPIIFLTARGIKEDILKGFKIGADDYITKPFNSEELLLRIQAILKRSQQQPDPREDVKEFNIGRYHFNFPLRILTFDGGGSEEVKEKLSPKEAQLLRMFAMYLNDILPRSEALTKIWGEDTYFTARSMDVFVTKLRKYLKYDENIEIVNIHGNGFQLLVRAEEEAS; translated from the coding sequence ATGGCACATAGAATTCTTTTGGTAGAAGATGACCAAAATTTCGGCGATGTACTTCGCTCGTATCTCGAAATGAACGATTATGATGTTACCCTGGCTACTGATGGGGAGAAAGGTTTGGAATGCTACGAACGAAGTGAATACGACCTTTGTATCTTCGATGTGATGATGCCCAAAAAGGATGGGTTCACCTTAGCCGCTGAAATTAGGGAAAAAGATACCAGTATGCCCATCATTTTCCTTACCGCTCGTGGCATCAAAGAAGACATCCTGAAAGGCTTCAAAATTGGAGCCGATGACTACATCACCAAGCCTTTTAATTCTGAAGAATTGTTACTTCGTATTCAGGCCATCTTGAAAAGAAGCCAGCAACAACCTGATCCGCGCGAGGACGTCAAAGAGTTTAATATAGGACGCTATCATTTCAACTTCCCTTTACGTATTCTTACCTTCGACGGTGGAGGAAGCGAAGAAGTCAAAGAAAAATTATCGCCTAAAGAAGCACAATTACTTCGGATGTTTGCAATGTATCTCAACGACATCCTCCCACGCAGTGAAGCCTTGACCAAAATCTGGGGCGAAGACACCTATTTTACGGCACGTAGTATGGATGTTTTTGTGACCAAACTTCGCAAGTATCTCAAATACGATGAAAATATTGAAATCGTAAATATTCACGGAAATGGCTTCCAATTATTAGTCAGAGCGGAAGAAGAAGCCTCCTGA